Within the Pseudarthrobacter sp. W1I19 genome, the region GGGGTCGGTGTCCTCAAACCACTTCACGCCATCGACGTAGCCCACCATCCCGTACGGTGACCAGTCAACGGCGTAGTTGTGGAACTGGGAAATGTCCAGAATCATGGACCCTGACGTCTGCGAGTTCGAGCATCCATAGTGGTGGAAGAACTTGAGCAGGTTCCAGTCACCGGTGGTTTCCGCGTAGTCGATCTCGCCTTCACATGGCCAGTTTCCACTGTCCGGCCACAGAAGGGACACAAAACGGTATTCGTTGTCACCGGACCCCGCGGCACGGATCTCCCACCGCCCATACTTCTGGCGTGCGAACTTGGCGGACATGCCGGCGGTAGTGCCGTCCGGTGTCCCGGTGATGACCATCGTGGAACCATTCACGGCAGCCTGCTGCGGACTCCGGATACCGTTACCTCCGTGCCCAAGACTGTTGTAGACGTTCCACTTCGTGGCGTCCGGTGCACCTGCGTAATTGAACTCGTCGCCGGCAACAGGGGCGCCCCAGCCATGGAGCACCGCGGCCTCGGTGGAGGAAACCGTGTCAGGCGCGGTGGTCACCACCAGCTGTGGCCGCAGGGCGGTAGCCGGGGATTCCTTCGACTTAAACCCGATCCACTTTTGCGCGTTGCTTTCCAGCTTGAAGTTCTGTTCGCCTCCTTTTGCGCTGACGCCCTTGGTCACGTCCCATTCAACCCAGGAGCCCGTACGGAAGCCTCCGGCTCTCCCCAGCCATGTCCCGGCCGCCGGTGCGTTATTCCAGGTGAGTCCCCGTTCGGTCCAGCCCCCGGATGTGGTGTAAACATCCACAAACTGGGTGGACGTCGTGGACGCCTCAGAATATGCCCGCAGTTTGGCCGAAACAACGTGCTCGCCGGCAGGAACCGGAACGTTGAACCGCACGAATGCATGCCGCCAGATGCCCGCGCGGCCCTCTGTGGACACGCGGGCGCTGGTCCCGAAGTTCGTCGCCGGCCTGTCCCGCTGAGTGTAGGTGTCCATGGTGGCCACCGAGGTGCTTGTTGCCGCGTTTGCCGTTGTGGGCGCCATGATGGCGAACCCAACCAGCAGAAGGGAGGAGGCAATGGCCAGGCATCTACGCCGGAACATCAACCCGCCGCCTGACAAGGCTGAAGATCCTGTCAGACCCCGAGGAAGGGGGTTTGCGAAGCCAGCGGACGGAGCATTCATTTTGATCGCTGTTTCTACTGGGGATTTAAAGCATCGAACTGGATAAAGCGATGATCGGCCCAGTAACAATCATGCAAATGCCAGCTATGCAAAGCGTAGGCGGGTGCGAAAAGGTGCGCAATCAATCCCCTATACCCAATTCCTGGGAGTGATTAAATCCCTGTACCGGACAGTGAAATGTACTTACGCCCCCACCAGTCCGGGGCCCATTGTGCCCCGGTAGGGGCAGCGGCTACGATGCTGGCGGGGAGAGGGCCTGGTCTGTCATGACGAGCGCAAAGGGGCCCACCAATGACCGACTTCTTCACCATGCGGCCCGGCGAGACCGCGGCTCCGCTGCCAGCCGGACCCATCCTGTGCGGCGGGACCGCCGGCATGCGGCGCATCCACCGCTTTTTCCTGTGGGCCTATGAGGAGGCGCCCGGCCTGGTGCGTTCCGCAGCGGCCGGAGACACCGCCCGTGCCGCGTACGTCGGCGACGTGCTGGGGAACTTCGACAAGGTGCTCCATATCCACCACGAAGGCGAGGACCTGCTGATGTACCCGCCGCTGAAGGACCGGGCACCAGCCTGCGCGCTGCACGTAGGACAGATGCTCGAGCAGCACCGGCAGGTCACCCAGCGCCTCGAGAGCATCGAGCCGCTCCGCCTGCGCTGGATGCAGACGGCAGACGCCGAAACCGGCTCAGAACTCGCTGCACGCTACGAGGACCTGAAGTCTGTCCTCAACATTCACCTGCGCCGCGAAGTCACCGAGATGATGCCCGTAGTGGACAGGGTGCTGACCGAGAAGGAGATGAAAACGGCCGCGCAGCACGGCATTGATCAGCTCGACAAAAAGTTCCTGGTGGGATACCTCGGGATGGTGCTGGCCACGAATCCGCCGGCGGACCGGAGGGAAATGTTCAAGGAAATCCCCCCGCCGGTCCGCCTTGCGTACCGCCTCTTCGGGCGCAGGCTGTACCGGAAACAGTACGCCACGCTCTTTCCCGGACGCCCGATTCCCGAGACGCTTTAGGCGACCGACGCCGCGGCGGCGAGCGCCGCCGTCGTGGTTTCGACAGGCTCAACCACCGGGGGTACCGGCTCAACCACCGAGAAGTAGCTCAGCAGCGTCTCCACCAGGTGCGGGGCGAAGTCCTCCTCAAGCGACAACACCACCCGGCACCGCGAGCCCGCCACCGGAGGGTAGCCGGCATACAGGCCGCGCATGTCGCAGATGGTCTGGCCACGGCCCGGCCCTTCAGAGGTGTCGACGGCGGCACGCACCACAGGCGCAAGAGCGGCCTTAACAGCACCTACCGCGAGCGCTGCCGCCAGCGGATCGTGCATGGCGGAGCACGGTCGGCCATAGATGCCCTCGTAGAACCGGAAGTAGTAGCCCAGCATCTCCCCCAGCGCCTGTGCCACAGGCGAAGAAGACGCGAGCAACTCCTGCCTGTGCGATTCCTCCAGGACAGAAGCCATGGTCACGTCCAGCGGCACCAGGGTGATGTCCCAGTCGGCGGCCAGTACCAGCGCGGCGGCCTCGGGGTCGTTGTGGATGTTGGCCTCAGCCACCGGTGTGATGTTTCCCGGAGCCAGGGCAGCCCCGCCCATCACCGTGATGGACTCCACCAGGGACGGCAGGGAAGGCTCCAGCCGGAGGGCCTCGGCGATGTTGGTCAGCGGGCCGATGGCCAGGACCTTAAGAGTGCCAGGGTACAAACGGGCCAACCGGACCAGCATCTCAGCCGCGGATTCCTCCACAACCGGAGCAGCCGCCGTCGTCAGCGCAACCTCGCCGATCCCGTTACCGCCATGCACCCACGGCGTCCCGCCGCCGAAGGAACCGGCGAGGGGATCGTGCGCGCCGAGCGCCACGGGGATGTGGGCGTGGCCGGCGAGCTGGAGCAGGTCCAGGGTGTTGCGGGCGCCGACGGCGGCACTGACGTTGCCGCTGACGGTCCCGATGCCCACCACCTCGGCGGTGGGGGCGGCCAGCAGGTAGGCCAGGGCGAGGGCGTCGTCGATTCCGGTATCGCAGTCGAGGTAGAACGGGGAGGTGGCGGTCATGGCGGTGGTTCTCTTTCGGTTGAAGCGGGGTTAGACGGTCTCGCCCTTGGGGGCGGCGACAAAGAGGCTGACGATGAACGCGGCGGCGGTGATGGCCACCGAAATCCAGAGGGCGGTGGCGTACCCGGCAGCCGTGGCCTGGGCGGCGAACGGTGCCACGAGGACGACGCCGAGGCTCGCCCCGATGCCGAAGGAGGCGCCGTTGATGCCGGGCAGGGCAGCCGGGGCTTCCTTGGGTGAGAGGAGCACCGAGAGCCCGTTGATGGCGGTGAGGAACAGTCCGTTGTAGAAGACGCCCAGGGCCGCGACGGCGATCAGCACAGCCGTCTGGTTGGTGGAGAACGTGGCGGCTGCGATGGCGCAGGCCAGGCTGAGCCCGGTCCCTGCGCGGAGGGTCTTGATCCAGCCGCGGCGGTCGGCCAGCCAGCCGGCCAGCGGTGCGGCGAAGACGCCGATGAGTGCGGCCGGGGTGAGGAACAGCAGCGCCGAGACGGAGGCACTAAGCCCGAAGCCGCCGTCGGGATCCTGGCTTAGCAGCACCACGGTGAAGTTGATGATGGCGAAGATGCCGGCGAGGGTGAGGACGGTGGTGGCGATGACCGGCCACACCTGGCGGGAGCGCAGGTGGTGGACGGCGATCAGCGGGTTGCTGCGGCGCTTCTCGATCAGCCAGAAGGCGGAGAAGGACGCGATGGTGCCGGCCAGCAGGGCCAGGGTGGAGTGCGCGGTCCAGCCCGCTGCCGAACCACCGGAGACGAAGTAGGTGATGAATACCAGGAAGAGCGAGAGGGATCCGGCGCCCCACCAGTCCATGGCACCGCGGACGCCGGCGGGACGGCCCTTCGGCACCATTTTGATGATGCAAGCGGCGGCGATCGCGGTGAGGACCAGGACGACGCCGAAGATGGACCGGAAGCCGAGCGTCTCGGCCATCAGCCCGCCCACGTAGCCGTCCACCCCGCCGATTCCGCCGTTGATTGCGGCGATGATGCCCACGGACGTGCCGAAGACCTTGGCCTGGAGGTTCTCGCTGAGCACGATGTAGGCGAGCGCAAAGACGGCGCTGGAGACGCCCTGCAGGAACCGGCCGGTGACCAGGAGCGGAAGTGTGGGTGCGGTGATGCAGAGGCTGGTCCCGGCGCCCATGATGCCGAGGACCAGGAGCAGTGCGGCGCGGCGGCCGATGAAGTCGCTCCACCGGCCGATCACGGGCCCTGCGATGGCGCCGGCCAGGAAGAACACGGACTGGACGGGGGCGGCGCTGTCCGCGCCCTGGCCGAATTCGGCGGCGATCTGCGGCAGTGCAGGGGTGACCATGCTGGCGTTGAGCTGGAAGGACAGCACGCCGAGCAGGAGCGTGGAGATCAGCAGGGCGGCGCGGCGGCCCTGGAATTTGGGTGCGTTCGTTTCATGGACGACGGCGGCGTCCGCGGCTTGGGCGGGAGGCGCGGCTGCCGCGGGGGTTGGGGTGTTCACATCAAACTCCTTTGTTTTGGGCTTACTGCCATGTGGATGTGAGTTGTTATACAACCATGTATGACGGACAAGTACAACAGTCCCGTACACTATTTCCTAATCCGGCCGCTTCCGGCTCCTCCCCCGTAAGGAATCTCATGAGCAACCAACTTCCTGCCCTCACCGTTGTGGGCAGCATCAACCTGGACCTGATCGCTACCGCCCAGCGGCTCCCCACCGCGGGCGAAACCATCGGGGATGCGGTTCTTTCCGAGCAGCCCGGCGGCAAGGGCGCCAACCAGGCCGCAGCTGCCGCCCGGCTGGGAGGCAGCGCCCGCATGGTGGGCGCCGTGGGCAGCGATGCGCAGGGTCGGCTGATGCTGGACGCCCTGGCGAGTGCCGGCGTCGACACCGCTGACGTGGCCGTCCTGCCCCAGCCGACTGGGACCGCCTTGATTGTGGTGGACCGCGACGGCGAGAACCAGATTGTGGTGTGCCCCGGCGCGAACTCGCAGCTGTCTTTGGAAGGCGTGGAGTTCGGCCCGGACGAGGCGGTTCTCTGCCAGCTGGAGGTGGGCCTGTCGGTGGTACTGGAGGCTGCCCGCCGGTCAACGGGCTACTTTGTGTTGAATGCCGCCCCCGCCATGGACCTGCCGGCGGAGCTGCTGGAGCGCTGCGACCTGGTGATCGTCAACGAGAGCGAGTATGCCCTGATCCCCGCCCTCGCGACGGCGAAGCTGGTGGCGGTGACCTACGGCGGCGAGGGCTCCGCAATGTTTGAGCATGGGCGGAAGGTGGCCGAGGCTCCGTCGGCGTCAGTAACGGTGGCGAACACCATCGGTGCCGGTGATGCCTTCTGCGCCGCCCTGGTCCTGGCGCTGCAGCAGGGGCTGGACTATGCAAGGGCGCTTGCTGTGGCGAACGCGGTGGGCGGAGACGCTGTGGGCGATCCCTCGTCGCAGCCGGAATTGGCACGGCTGGGCAACTATGTTGGGCGGACTGCCGCGACCGCAGGCGTGCGGTGAGCGTCGGGTTCAGGCGGGCGGCGCCGTCGGACTTTTCGGAGGTCCGGCGCATCACCCGGGATGCCTATCTGGCGGCTGGTCACTTCGCTACGGATCATCCGTACATGAGCGTGCTGGAGGACGTGGAGCACCGGGCCGAGCATGCGCAGGTGTGGGTGGTGGAAGCCGCCGGGCAGGTGGTTGCGGCGGTAACGCTGACGTTTGCCGGCGAGCCGTACAGCGAGGTCGCCCGGGACGGTGAGTTGGAGTTCCGGATGCTGGCCGTGGACCCGGCATGCCAGGGCAGTGGCCTGGGCCGGGCGGTGGTGGGCAAGGTGGTGGAGCATGCCCGGCAGCTGCGCGGCATCGAGGCGATCAGCATCACCAGTGCCATGTTCATGGAACGGGCCCACGGGCTGTATGAGTCGCTGGGGTTCCGGCGCGCGCCGGAGCGGGACTGGTACGTGCCGGGCGAGGACGTGCTGCTCTGGGTGTTCACGCTCCAGTTCGGTGGTTGAGCCGAGGTTAGGGCGGGGGTGGGGAGCGAAACCCGGTGGTTGAGCCTGTCGAAACCCCCAGCGCTGGGGCCCGAATCCGCACCCCAAAAAGACCGCCAGCTAGGTAAAATGGGTCATGGTGTTCATCGGGCTCCTACTCTGGTTTGCTTTCCTTTTCGCCGCCATGGTCCTGTTCGGCATTATCTGGGCGGTAAGCAAAATCGCCCTGTGGCTGATTGACCTAAAACCACTGCCTTCCGGGCCAACAACCCGATTGACGGCCCCGGTGAATCCGCCCGTCCGCCAGAGGCCGAACGTGCCCCAAGTGCCGCGCCCGCGGAGCGTTGCACGGGTTCCAGACCGGCCCGCGGCCGATACCCCCGCCGCATCCGACATCTGGCCGAAATGGACTGCGTCGTACAGGCAATACGTAAACCAGGAAAAGTCCCTCTGGCAGGAGCAGTTCGACTCCCTCAACTCCCGCGAGTGAGACTCGCTCCCGCGTCCGAGCATCCGACTCGGTTTGATCTTTGAAAGTAACGAGCGACTCATTGACGGAGCTATACCGGACCGCTATGATTCGTTCACTGCGCACTGGGGAGCCCGACACGGAAACGAAAGGGACCCCACAATGAACAATCTAACGCGCCTGATTGTCGCCTCCGGCGCTGGCCTGATTCTCGGACTTACTGCCTCGCCAGCTTTGGCAGCACCTTCGACTGGAGCGGGCACCAATGGCGCCCAGGTGGAACGATTCGAATCCTCCGATGGGACAATTCAAAACCATACCGTTGCACGGCAACATGCCGGCGACCAGTACACGACCAACGGCCGCTATCAAGAAGTCCTTGGCGGCACCACCACCGACTGGAAAACGCAATACACCGTGCTCAATCGTGTGACAAAGCTGAGTAGCCAGATCACGACGTCTACGGAGGCTGGCGTGACGTGCCGCGCCAACTCCCTCACCGTCATCGCCAACGGCGACACGCGTAGGGTGAAGGAGCCGGGCTGCTAATACGGGGATGTCTGCCCGATCCTACTCGGCGATGTCCTCCGCCCAAAGGTCCGGGTAGGCGTCCTGGAACCGGCCCATCGTGTCCACGCAACGCTGATCATCCAGGATCACCACATCAACGCGCCGCGAGCGCAGAAGCTCCAGTTCGCCGTCGAATGTGCGTGCTTCCCCCACCACCACGCGGGGGATCTCGAACTGGATGATGGTTCCGGCGCACGGGGCGAGGGTGGTATACAGCGTCGTGTCGTGGTAGCGCTTCTGCCCAATTTGTTGTTGTACGCTCGCCAACCTGCACCGTCCACATCGGTGGTTGCGACAGAAATGGGCGCCACGGAACACAGGAAAAGCGCCCGCGGGGAAGCTTCCGCCGGACTTCCGACACGCCGTCAGCCAGCTCAGGACATCGGCGGCTACGGGCCTGAAAGACTGACCCTGTACGTGAACCAAGCGAGAGGGGGCACCAATGGAGGCAGCAGCAGTAACCACGTGGATGTTCGTTGAAGAATGTCCCGTCCCACAGGACGTCATGGAACTCATGGTCGCGGGCGAACAGCCGGTGGCCGCTTACCGGACCTTCCGGGACAGCGCCATCTTCACCACCAAGCGGATGATCGTCCGCGATGCTCAGGGCATCACGGGAAAGAAGGTGGAGATCTATTCACTGCCCTACTCCGCCATCAATATGTGGTCATCTGAGAACGCAGGGAAATTCGACCTCGATGCCGAACTTGAGCTTTGGACCCGAGCCGGGCACATCAAGATCAAGGTCGGTAAAAAGGTGGACATCCGTCGCTTGGACATGCTGATCGCGCATTCGGTCCTTGGCGGGCAGCACTAAGGAACCCGACCTTCAACTACCCACCGCTATGGGAGCCTGCACTGCGTTGCCCCATTCGGTCCAGGAGCCGTCGTAGTTCCTCACCCTGTCCATCCCCAGCAGGAAAGTCAGCGCAAACCACGAATGGCTTGAACGCTCGCCAATGCGGCAGTAGGTGATGACTTCATCGTCGGCTCGCAGGCCTGTTTCCTTGAAGTAGATCTCCTCAAGTTCCTTCCGCGGCCTGAACGTCCCGTTGTCCGACACAGCCCGCGCCCACGGGACGTTGCGGGCCCCGGGAATGTGGCCGCCCCGAAGAACCCCCTCCTGCGGGTAATCGGGTATTGACGTGCGCTCCCCCGTGTATTCCTCAGGGCTGCGGATGTCTATCAGGGGTAGCCCGATGTGTCCCTCAACGTCATTCTTGAACGCCCGGATGGACACGTCGTGGCGCATCACCACCGGATACGGCTTTGCCGTCCTGGCGGCAGACGGCGCCGCCGACTCGAGAGGCCGCCCTTCGGAAATCCAGGTTTCCCGTCCGCCGTCGAGCAAGCGGACGTCTGGGTGGCCAAAAAGGCTGAATACCCAGAGCGTATAGGCAGCCCACCAGTTGTGCTTGTCACCATAAATGACAACCGTGCTGTCCCGTGAAATACCGCGGGAGGTCATAAGATCGGCAAATTCCTGCCCATTCAAATAGTCGCGCATCACCTGGTTGTTCAGATCTGTGTGCCAATCAATTTTCACTGCGGACGGGATATGGCTCATTTCATACAGCAGCGGATCCTCGTCAGACTCCACGATGACCAGCCTGCGGTCGGTCATGTGCTGCACCAGCCAATCGGCGGTGACCAGCCTGTCAGGATGTGCGTACTCGGTGATTCGATCGGCATTGTCCGGAGGTAATGCTTGCATTGAGGTCCTTTGAGTGGATAGTGAGCCCAGTCAGCGAAAAGACCCCTCTGCCATCCTGTTCATACTCGAACAGGAATGGGAGTCAATTCACGAGCTTCGATTCATGTTTGCGCGCCCGGTGCGCGCGAAGATTCGCCGGGTTGCCGCACATTTTGACGTCATGCCAAACGCCACTGTTGTTGCGTGAGCGGTCAAAGAACGCAACCCTGCATTTTTCGCTGCGGCATAGTTTGAGCCGGTGCCAGGTCCCTGCCAGTTGGGCCTGGAAAATCTCTGTCATGGCCAGGGATTCGATGTGGCCGGCTCCCGCTCCCTGCGGTTCTGCCTGGACCGTGCCATTGGATTTGAGTTTCAACGATGTGGCAGCGGTCCAGACTGTGGGCAGGGCGTCGACGCCGGAACTCACGACGGCGTCGGGGTCACCTTCGGCGCTGAGAGTGCTGGCAAGTTCATCACGGAAGTACCGCAGGTGTTCCATGTCGCGTTCCGTAAGTTTGACGTCGATATAACGCTGGCCGGTGGCCAGTGCCCACTGTTGCAGCGCAGCATCCACCCATGCCTGGGCGAGTCCGAGGTCAAGCATCAAATCGGACCTTCGCGGCTTTCCAGCGGATTTAGTGTTGAGCAGGTCATGCACGAAACCGAGTCCCCCGGGAGCACTTTCCATGTCATAGCGCTGCGTCGCGTTCCAGTCGCTCACTGCATCCTCTTTCGCCGACTTCCTGGGCACTTCGCCATCCATCATGTTAAGTGTGGTTACCGCCCTTGGAATTCCAACACGGGCCGTGGCCTTCCCTCCTTGAGGGCTTCCACCGCCGAGTTCAACCCCGCTTGGGTATCTTCGCGCTCAAACAAGGGCATGGCGATATCAAACATGGCTTGGTCCGCCGCAGCGACGCCGCCGAGCGACCAGGTCCTCAGCAGTGCCTTATGGGCAGCGTGTGCCTGCGTGGCGCCGGTAGCGATCCGCTGCGCAAACGCGGATACTTCCTCCCGGAGCTTGTGGTCAGAAACAACGCGGTTCACCACTCCCGCGCGCCGCATCTCGGACGCCGGTACTCTTTCCGACGTCATCGCCCATTCCGCCGCCCGCGCCTTTCCTGCCTTCTCGGCCACCCGGTAGATGCCGCCCAGGAGAGTAACGATGCCAAGAGTCTGTTCCGGATGCCCGAACTCCGCTGACTCGGCGGCAAAGATGAGGTCGGCCCGGAGAGCAAGTTCAAATCCTCCTCCAAAGCACAGGCCCTGGACTTCGGCAATGACGGGCATCGGCAGCTGCTCAAGCTGGTTGAAGACTGACATGTAGCGCTCAAATAGGGCACGCAGTTCCCGCGTTTCTGCGCCGGGCCACGTCATGATGTCACCTCCGAAGCTGAAGTCCGCGCCCTCGGACCGGACGATGACCGCACGGGCATCACTACTGCCGATGGCGATAATGGCTTCGGAAAGCTCATCCGCCATCTGAAGGTCGATCCGGTTCTGCGGCGGATTGTCCAGGACGATGGTTGCGATCTGGTCCCGGACGGTGAACGTTAGGTGGGTCATTGGCTTAGTCCCTTTCGTTGGGAACGTACTGGCGAATCGGCTGAGTGCAGCAG harbors:
- a CDS encoding enoyl-CoA hydratase/isomerase family protein, with product MTHLTFTVRDQIATIVLDNPPQNRIDLQMADELSEAIIAIGSSDARAVIVRSEGADFSFGGDIMTWPGAETRELRALFERYMSVFNQLEQLPMPVIAEVQGLCFGGGFELALRADLIFAAESAEFGHPEQTLGIVTLLGGIYRVAEKAGKARAAEWAMTSERVPASEMRRAGVVNRVVSDHKLREEVSAFAQRIATGATQAHAAHKALLRTWSLGGVAAADQAMFDIAMPLFEREDTQAGLNSAVEALKEGRPRPVLEFQGR
- a CDS encoding CGNR zinc finger domain-containing protein, with product MSDWNATQRYDMESAPGGLGFVHDLLNTKSAGKPRRSDLMLDLGLAQAWVDAALQQWALATGQRYIDVKLTERDMEHLRYFRDELASTLSAEGDPDAVVSSGVDALPTVWTAATSLKLKSNGTVQAEPQGAGAGHIESLAMTEIFQAQLAGTWHRLKLCRSEKCRVAFFDRSRNNSGVWHDVKMCGNPANLRAHRARKHESKLVN
- a CDS encoding nucleoside hydrolase; translation: MTATSPFYLDCDTGIDDALALAYLLAAPTAEVVGIGTVSGNVSAAVGARNTLDLLQLAGHAHIPVALGAHDPLAGSFGGGTPWVHGGNGIGEVALTTAAAPVVEESAAEMLVRLARLYPGTLKVLAIGPLTNIAEALRLEPSLPSLVESITVMGGAALAPGNITPVAEANIHNDPEAAALVLAADWDITLVPLDVTMASVLEESHRQELLASSSPVAQALGEMLGYYFRFYEGIYGRPCSAMHDPLAAALAVGAVKAALAPVVRAAVDTSEGPGRGQTICDMRGLYAGYPPVAGSRCRVVLSLEEDFAPHLVETLLSYFSVVEPVPPVVEPVETTTAALAAAASVA
- a CDS encoding DNRLRE domain-containing protein, whose translation is MFRRRCLAIASSLLLVGFAIMAPTTANAATSTSVATMDTYTQRDRPATNFGTSARVSTEGRAGIWRHAFVRFNVPVPAGEHVVSAKLRAYSEASTTSTQFVDVYTTSGGWTERGLTWNNAPAAGTWLGRAGGFRTGSWVEWDVTKGVSAKGGEQNFKLESNAQKWIGFKSKESPATALRPQLVVTTAPDTVSSTEAAVLHGWGAPVAGDEFNYAGAPDATKWNVYNSLGHGGNGIRSPQQAAVNGSTMVITGTPDGTTAGMSAKFARQKYGRWEIRAAGSGDNEYRFVSLLWPDSGNWPCEGEIDYAETTGDWNLLKFFHHYGCSNSQTSGSMILDISQFHNYAVDWSPYGMVGYVDGVKWFEDTDPAHQPPASMHQTLQLDWFPDGTPDGPGEMRVDWVRVYAAGT
- a CDS encoding PH domain-containing protein, which gives rise to MEAAAVTTWMFVEECPVPQDVMELMVAGEQPVAAYRTFRDSAIFTTKRMIVRDAQGITGKKVEIYSLPYSAINMWSSENAGKFDLDAELELWTRAGHIKIKVGKKVDIRRLDMLIAHSVLGGQH
- a CDS encoding hemerythrin domain-containing protein codes for the protein MTDFFTMRPGETAAPLPAGPILCGGTAGMRRIHRFFLWAYEEAPGLVRSAAAGDTARAAYVGDVLGNFDKVLHIHHEGEDLLMYPPLKDRAPACALHVGQMLEQHRQVTQRLESIEPLRLRWMQTADAETGSELAARYEDLKSVLNIHLRREVTEMMPVVDRVLTEKEMKTAAQHGIDQLDKKFLVGYLGMVLATNPPADRREMFKEIPPPVRLAYRLFGRRLYRKQYATLFPGRPIPETL
- a CDS encoding sulfurtransferase; translation: MQALPPDNADRITEYAHPDRLVTADWLVQHMTDRRLVIVESDEDPLLYEMSHIPSAVKIDWHTDLNNQVMRDYLNGQEFADLMTSRGISRDSTVVIYGDKHNWWAAYTLWVFSLFGHPDVRLLDGGRETWISEGRPLESAAPSAARTAKPYPVVMRHDVSIRAFKNDVEGHIGLPLIDIRSPEEYTGERTSIPDYPQEGVLRGGHIPGARNVPWARAVSDNGTFRPRKELEEIYFKETGLRADDEVITYCRIGERSSHSWFALTFLLGMDRVRNYDGSWTEWGNAVQAPIAVGS
- a CDS encoding GNAT family N-acetyltransferase, whose protein sequence is MSVGFRRAAPSDFSEVRRITRDAYLAAGHFATDHPYMSVLEDVEHRAEHAQVWVVEAAGQVVAAVTLTFAGEPYSEVARDGELEFRMLAVDPACQGSGLGRAVVGKVVEHARQLRGIEAISITSAMFMERAHGLYESLGFRRAPERDWYVPGEDVLLWVFTLQFGG
- a CDS encoding ribokinase — its product is MSNQLPALTVVGSINLDLIATAQRLPTAGETIGDAVLSEQPGGKGANQAAAAARLGGSARMVGAVGSDAQGRLMLDALASAGVDTADVAVLPQPTGTALIVVDRDGENQIVVCPGANSQLSLEGVEFGPDEAVLCQLEVGLSVVLEAARRSTGYFVLNAAPAMDLPAELLERCDLVIVNESEYALIPALATAKLVAVTYGGEGSAMFEHGRKVAEAPSASVTVANTIGAGDAFCAALVLALQQGLDYARALAVANAVGGDAVGDPSSQPELARLGNYVGRTAATAGVR
- a CDS encoding nucleoside deaminase, with amino-acid sequence MSWLTACRKSGGSFPAGAFPVFRGAHFCRNHRCGRCRLASVQQQIGQKRYHDTTLYTTLAPCAGTIIQFEIPRVVVGEARTFDGELELLRSRRVDVVILDDQRCVDTMGRFQDAYPDLWAEDIAE
- a CDS encoding MFS transporter, producing the protein MNTPTPAAAAPPAQAADAAVVHETNAPKFQGRRAALLISTLLLGVLSFQLNASMVTPALPQIAAEFGQGADSAAPVQSVFFLAGAIAGPVIGRWSDFIGRRAALLLVLGIMGAGTSLCITAPTLPLLVTGRFLQGVSSAVFALAYIVLSENLQAKVFGTSVGIIAAINGGIGGVDGYVGGLMAETLGFRSIFGVVLVLTAIAAACIIKMVPKGRPAGVRGAMDWWGAGSLSLFLVFITYFVSGGSAAGWTAHSTLALLAGTIASFSAFWLIEKRRSNPLIAVHHLRSRQVWPVIATTVLTLAGIFAIINFTVVLLSQDPDGGFGLSASVSALLFLTPAALIGVFAAPLAGWLADRRGWIKTLRAGTGLSLACAIAAATFSTNQTAVLIAVAALGVFYNGLFLTAINGLSVLLSPKEAPAALPGINGASFGIGASLGVVLVAPFAAQATAAGYATALWISVAITAAAFIVSLFVAAPKGETV